A stretch of Canis lupus baileyi chromosome 7, mCanLup2.hap1, whole genome shotgun sequence DNA encodes these proteins:
- the DDR1 gene encoding epithelial discoidin domain-containing receptor 1 isoform X2, whose product MGLFVSEPLSSWTCWDWCVPGGLELLPTLRANFFLRCCLHPLRPEESGTMGPGALSSLLLLLLLLLLVATGDADMKGHFDPAKCRYALGMQDRTIPDGDISASSSWSDSTAARHSRLESSDGDGAWCPAGPVFPKEEEYLQVDLRRLHLVALVGTQGRHAGGLGKEFSPSYRLRYSRDGHRWMDWRDRWGQELFFLLESQYCRGRGEGWMFATENVQSWHRVGPQPMSAEGTERMACRRREKARAEVILGNEDPGGVVLKDLGPPMVARLVRFYPRADRVMSVCLRVELYGCLWKDGLLSYTAPVGQTMYLSQAVHLNDSTYDGHTTHTVGGLLYGGLGQLADGVVGLDDFRKSQELRVWPGYDYVGWSNHSFLGGYVEMEFEFDRLRAFQAMQVHCNNMHTLGARLPGGVECRFKRGPAMAWEGEPVRHALGGSLGDPRARAVSVPLGGRVGRFLQCRFLFAGPWLLFSEISFISDVVNDSSPALVGTFPPAPWWPPGPPPTNFSSLELEPRGQQPVAKAEGSPTAILIGCLVAIILLLLLIIALMLWRLHWRRLLSKAERRVLEEELTVHLSVPGDTILINNRPGPLEPPPYQEPRPRGNPPHSAPSVPNGSALLLSNPAYRLLLATYARPPRGPGPPTPAWAKPTNTQACSGDYMEPEKPGAPLLPPPPQNSVPHYAEADIVTLQGVTGGNTYAVPALPPGAAGDGPPRVDFPRSRLRFKEKLGEGQFGEVHLCEVENPQDLVSLDFPLNVCKGHPLLVAVKILRPDATKNARNDFLKEVKIMSRLKDPNIIRLLGVCVQDDPLCMITDYMENGDLNQFLSAHQLEDKAAEGAPRDREAAQGPTISYPMLLHVAAQIASGMRYLATLNFVHRDLATRNCLVGENFTIKIADFGMSRNLYAGDYYRVQGRAVLPIRWMAWECILMGKFTTASDVWAFGVTLWEVLMLCRAQPFGQLTDEQVIENAGEFFRDQGRQVYLSRPPSCPLGLYELMLHCWSREPEQRPSFSQLHRFLAEDALNTV is encoded by the exons ATGGGGCTGTTCGTTAGTGAGCCCCTTAGCAGCTGGACGTGCTGGGATTGGTGTGTCCCGGGTGGTTTGGAGCTCTTGCCCACACTGAGGGCCAACTTCTTCCTG AGATGCTGCCTCCACCCCCTTAGGCCTGAAGAGTCAGGAACTATGGGGCCAGGGGCCCTCTCATctctactgctgctgctgctgctgctactcttAGTGGCAACTGGAGATGCTGATATGAAGGGACATTTTGACCCTG CCAAGTGCCGCTATGCCCTGGGCATGCAGGACAGGACCATTCCAGATGGGGACATATCTGCCTCCAGCTCTTGGTCAGACTCCACTGCTGCGCGCCACAGCAG GCTGGAGAGTAGCGACGGGGATGGGGCATGGTGCCCCGCAGGGCCAGTCTTTCCAAAGGAGGAGGAGTACCTGCAGGTGGATCTGCGGCGGCTGCACCTGGTGGCTTTGGTGGGCACCCAGGGGCGGCATGCTGGAGGCCTGGGCAAGGAGTTCTCCCCCAGCTACCGGTTGCGTTACTCCCGGGACGGCCACCGCTGGATGGACTGGAGGGACCGCTGGGGTCAGGAG CTGTTTTTCCTACTGGAATCTCAGTactgcaggggcagaggggagggatggATGTTTGCCACTGAGAATGTGCAGAGCTGGCACAGAGTGGGCCCTCAACCAATGTCTGCTGAAGGAACAGAGAGGATGGCgtgcaggaggagagagaaagccagagcaGAG GTGATTTTAGGTAATGAGGACCCTGGGGGAGTGGTGCTGAAGGACCTCGGACCCCCCATGGTGGCCCGGCTGGTTCGCTTTTACCCCCGGGCTGACCGGGTCATGAGTGTCTGTCTGCGGGTGGAGCTCTATGGCTGCCTCTGGAAGG aTGGACTCCTGTCTTACACGGCCCCCGTGGGGCAGACGATGTACTTGTCCCAGGCAGTACACCTCAACGACTCCACCTATGATGGGCACACCACACACACTGTTGGCGG GTTGCTGTACGGAGGTCTGGGGCAGCTGGCAGATGGTGTGGTGGGGCTGGATGACTTTAGGAAGAGCCAGGAACTGCGGGTCTGGCCAGGCTATGACTATGTGGGATGGAGCAACCACAGCTTCCTGGGTGGCTACGTGGAGATGGAGTTTGAGTTTGACCGGCTCAGGGCTTTCCAGGCCATGCAG GTCCACTGTAACAACATGCACACCCTGGGAGCCCGCCTGCCTGGTGGGGTGGAATGTCGCTTCAAGCGGGGCCCTGCCATGGCCTGGGAGGGGGAGCCTGTGCGCCATGccctggggggcagcctgggggacCCCAGAGCCCGGGCTGTGTCAGTGCCCCTGGGCGGCCGTGTGGGCCGCTTTCTGCAGTGCCGCTTCCTCTTTGCTGGGCCTTGGTTACTCTTCAGTGAAATCTCCTTCATCTCTG ATGTTGTAAATGATTCCTCTCCAGCTCTGGTGGGCACTTTCCCACCAGCTCCCTGGTGGCCACCTGGTCCACCTCCCACCAACTTCAGCAGTTTGG AGCTGGAGCCTAGAGGCCAGCAGCCTGTGGCCAAGGCTGAGGGGAGCCCAACTGCCATCCTCATTGGCTGTCTGGTGGCCATCATCTTGTTGCTGCTGCTCATCATTGCCCTCATGCTCTGGCGGCTGCACTGGCGCCGGCTCCTCAGCAAG GCCGAGCGCCGGGTGTTAGAAGAGGAACTGACAGTTCATCTCTCTGTCCCGGGAGACACCATCCTAATCAACAACCGCCCAGGCCCTCTTGAGCCACCCCCCTACCAAGAGCCCCGACCTCGTGGGAATCCACCCCACTCTGCTCCCAGTGTCCCCAATGGCTCTG CGTTGCTGCTCTCCAATCCAGCCTACCGCCTCCTTCTGGCCACTTACGCCCGTCCCCCTCGGGGCCCTGGCCCCCCCACACCCGCCTGGGCCAAACCCACCAACACCCAGG CCTGCAGTGGGGACTATATGGAGCCTGAGAAGCCGGGTGCCCCActtctgcccccacctccccagaaCAGCGTCCCCCATTATGCCGAGGCTGACATTGTCACCCTGCAGGGCGTCACAGGGGGCAACACCTATGCTGTGCCCGCGCTGCCCCCAGGGGCTGCCGGGGATGGGCCTCCCAGAGTGGATTTCCCTCGATCTCGGCTCCGCTTCAAGGAGAAGCTTGGCGAGGGCCAGTTTGGGGAG GTGCACCTGTGTGAGGTAGAGAACCCGCAAGATCTGGTCAGTCTTGATTTTCCCCTTAATGTGTGCAAGGGACACCCTTTACTGGTAGCTGTCAAGATCCTACGGCCAGATGCCACCAAGAatgccag GAATGATTTCCTGAAGGAGGTGAAGATCATGTCAAGGCTGAAGGACCCAAACATCATCCGGCTCCTGGGCGTGTGTGTGCAGGATGACCCCCTCTGCATGATTACTGATTATATGGAGAATGGTGACCTTAACCAGTTCCTCAGTGCCCACCAGCTAGAAGACAAGGCGGCTGAGGGGGCCCCCAGGGACAGGGAGGCTGCCCAGGGGCCCACCATCAG CTACCCCATGCTGCTACATGTGGCGGCTCAGATTGCCTCAGGCATGCGCTATCTGGCCACACTCAACTTTGTGCATCGGGACCTGGCCACAAGGAACTGCCTGGTTGGGGAAAATTTCACCATCAAAATTGCTGATTTTGGCATGAGCCGGAACCTCTACGCTGGGGACTATTACCGCGTGCAAGGCCGGGCGGTGCTGCCCATCCGGTGGATGGCCTGGGAGTGCATCCTCATG GGGAAGTTCACAACTGCAAGTGACGTGTGGGCCTTTGGGGTGACCCTGTGGGAGGTGCTGATGCTCTGCCGTGCCCAGCCCTTTGGACAGCTCACTGATGAGCAAGTCATTGAGAATGCAGGGGAGTTCTTCCGGGACCAGGGCCGTCAG GTGTACCTGTCTCGGCCCCCTTCCTGCCCGCTGGGCCTGTATGAGCTGATGCTCCACTGCTGGAGCCGGGAGCCTGAGCAGCGACCATCCTTTTCCCAGCTACATCGGTTCCTGGCGGAAGATGCGCTCAACACGGTGTGA
- the DDR1 gene encoding epithelial discoidin domain-containing receptor 1 isoform X4 has protein sequence MVTAKPAAAGRGSCSQPRERRTKPGAWATPGLEPGGLSRGTGTQENPELERCCLHPLRPEESGTMGPGALSSLLLLLLLLLLVATGDADMKGHFDPAKCRYALGMQDRTIPDGDISASSSWSDSTAARHSRLESSDGDGAWCPAGPVFPKEEEYLQVDLRRLHLVALVGTQGRHAGGLGKEFSPSYRLRYSRDGHRWMDWRDRWGQEVILGNEDPGGVVLKDLGPPMVARLVRFYPRADRVMSVCLRVELYGCLWKDGLLSYTAPVGQTMYLSQAVHLNDSTYDGHTTHTVGGLLYGGLGQLADGVVGLDDFRKSQELRVWPGYDYVGWSNHSFLGGYVEMEFEFDRLRAFQAMQVHCNNMHTLGARLPGGVECRFKRGPAMAWEGEPVRHALGGSLGDPRARAVSVPLGGRVGRFLQCRFLFAGPWLLFSEISFISDVVNDSSPALVGTFPPAPWWPPGPPPTNFSSLELEPRGQQPVAKAEGSPTAILIGCLVAIILLLLLIIALMLWRLHWRRLLSKAERRVLEEELTVHLSVPGDTILINNRPGPLEPPPYQEPRPRGNPPHSAPSVPNGSALLLSNPAYRLLLATYARPPRGPGPPTPAWAKPTNTQACSGDYMEPEKPGAPLLPPPPQNSVPHYAEADIVTLQGVTGGNTYAVPALPPGAAGDGPPRVDFPRSRLRFKEKLGEGQFGEVHLCEVENPQDLVSLDFPLNVCKGHPLLVAVKILRPDATKNARNDFLKEVKIMSRLKDPNIIRLLGVCVQDDPLCMITDYMENGDLNQFLSAHQLEDKAAEGAPRDREAAQGPTISYPMLLHVAAQIASGMRYLATLNFVHRDLATRNCLVGENFTIKIADFGMSRNLYAGDYYRVQGRAVLPIRWMAWECILMGKFTTASDVWAFGVTLWEVLMLCRAQPFGQLTDEQVIENAGEFFRDQGRQVYLSRPPSCPLGLYELMLHCWSREPEQRPSFSQLHRFLAEDALNTV, from the exons ATGGTCACGGCGAAGCCGGCTGCAGCTGGCCGGGGCAGCTGCTCTCAGCCCCGGGAGAGGCGGACAAAGCCCGGCGCCTGGGCCACCCCAGGCCTGGAACCCGGAGGGCTGAGCCGGGGAACTGGGACTCAGGAGAACCCCGAGCTGGAG AGATGCTGCCTCCACCCCCTTAGGCCTGAAGAGTCAGGAACTATGGGGCCAGGGGCCCTCTCATctctactgctgctgctgctgctgctactcttAGTGGCAACTGGAGATGCTGATATGAAGGGACATTTTGACCCTG CCAAGTGCCGCTATGCCCTGGGCATGCAGGACAGGACCATTCCAGATGGGGACATATCTGCCTCCAGCTCTTGGTCAGACTCCACTGCTGCGCGCCACAGCAG GCTGGAGAGTAGCGACGGGGATGGGGCATGGTGCCCCGCAGGGCCAGTCTTTCCAAAGGAGGAGGAGTACCTGCAGGTGGATCTGCGGCGGCTGCACCTGGTGGCTTTGGTGGGCACCCAGGGGCGGCATGCTGGAGGCCTGGGCAAGGAGTTCTCCCCCAGCTACCGGTTGCGTTACTCCCGGGACGGCCACCGCTGGATGGACTGGAGGGACCGCTGGGGTCAGGAG GTGATTTTAGGTAATGAGGACCCTGGGGGAGTGGTGCTGAAGGACCTCGGACCCCCCATGGTGGCCCGGCTGGTTCGCTTTTACCCCCGGGCTGACCGGGTCATGAGTGTCTGTCTGCGGGTGGAGCTCTATGGCTGCCTCTGGAAGG aTGGACTCCTGTCTTACACGGCCCCCGTGGGGCAGACGATGTACTTGTCCCAGGCAGTACACCTCAACGACTCCACCTATGATGGGCACACCACACACACTGTTGGCGG GTTGCTGTACGGAGGTCTGGGGCAGCTGGCAGATGGTGTGGTGGGGCTGGATGACTTTAGGAAGAGCCAGGAACTGCGGGTCTGGCCAGGCTATGACTATGTGGGATGGAGCAACCACAGCTTCCTGGGTGGCTACGTGGAGATGGAGTTTGAGTTTGACCGGCTCAGGGCTTTCCAGGCCATGCAG GTCCACTGTAACAACATGCACACCCTGGGAGCCCGCCTGCCTGGTGGGGTGGAATGTCGCTTCAAGCGGGGCCCTGCCATGGCCTGGGAGGGGGAGCCTGTGCGCCATGccctggggggcagcctgggggacCCCAGAGCCCGGGCTGTGTCAGTGCCCCTGGGCGGCCGTGTGGGCCGCTTTCTGCAGTGCCGCTTCCTCTTTGCTGGGCCTTGGTTACTCTTCAGTGAAATCTCCTTCATCTCTG ATGTTGTAAATGATTCCTCTCCAGCTCTGGTGGGCACTTTCCCACCAGCTCCCTGGTGGCCACCTGGTCCACCTCCCACCAACTTCAGCAGTTTGG AGCTGGAGCCTAGAGGCCAGCAGCCTGTGGCCAAGGCTGAGGGGAGCCCAACTGCCATCCTCATTGGCTGTCTGGTGGCCATCATCTTGTTGCTGCTGCTCATCATTGCCCTCATGCTCTGGCGGCTGCACTGGCGCCGGCTCCTCAGCAAG GCCGAGCGCCGGGTGTTAGAAGAGGAACTGACAGTTCATCTCTCTGTCCCGGGAGACACCATCCTAATCAACAACCGCCCAGGCCCTCTTGAGCCACCCCCCTACCAAGAGCCCCGACCTCGTGGGAATCCACCCCACTCTGCTCCCAGTGTCCCCAATGGCTCTG CGTTGCTGCTCTCCAATCCAGCCTACCGCCTCCTTCTGGCCACTTACGCCCGTCCCCCTCGGGGCCCTGGCCCCCCCACACCCGCCTGGGCCAAACCCACCAACACCCAGG CCTGCAGTGGGGACTATATGGAGCCTGAGAAGCCGGGTGCCCCActtctgcccccacctccccagaaCAGCGTCCCCCATTATGCCGAGGCTGACATTGTCACCCTGCAGGGCGTCACAGGGGGCAACACCTATGCTGTGCCCGCGCTGCCCCCAGGGGCTGCCGGGGATGGGCCTCCCAGAGTGGATTTCCCTCGATCTCGGCTCCGCTTCAAGGAGAAGCTTGGCGAGGGCCAGTTTGGGGAG GTGCACCTGTGTGAGGTAGAGAACCCGCAAGATCTGGTCAGTCTTGATTTTCCCCTTAATGTGTGCAAGGGACACCCTTTACTGGTAGCTGTCAAGATCCTACGGCCAGATGCCACCAAGAatgccag GAATGATTTCCTGAAGGAGGTGAAGATCATGTCAAGGCTGAAGGACCCAAACATCATCCGGCTCCTGGGCGTGTGTGTGCAGGATGACCCCCTCTGCATGATTACTGATTATATGGAGAATGGTGACCTTAACCAGTTCCTCAGTGCCCACCAGCTAGAAGACAAGGCGGCTGAGGGGGCCCCCAGGGACAGGGAGGCTGCCCAGGGGCCCACCATCAG CTACCCCATGCTGCTACATGTGGCGGCTCAGATTGCCTCAGGCATGCGCTATCTGGCCACACTCAACTTTGTGCATCGGGACCTGGCCACAAGGAACTGCCTGGTTGGGGAAAATTTCACCATCAAAATTGCTGATTTTGGCATGAGCCGGAACCTCTACGCTGGGGACTATTACCGCGTGCAAGGCCGGGCGGTGCTGCCCATCCGGTGGATGGCCTGGGAGTGCATCCTCATG GGGAAGTTCACAACTGCAAGTGACGTGTGGGCCTTTGGGGTGACCCTGTGGGAGGTGCTGATGCTCTGCCGTGCCCAGCCCTTTGGACAGCTCACTGATGAGCAAGTCATTGAGAATGCAGGGGAGTTCTTCCGGGACCAGGGCCGTCAG GTGTACCTGTCTCGGCCCCCTTCCTGCCCGCTGGGCCTGTATGAGCTGATGCTCCACTGCTGGAGCCGGGAGCCTGAGCAGCGACCATCCTTTTCCCAGCTACATCGGTTCCTGGCGGAAGATGCGCTCAACACGGTGTGA
- the DDR1 gene encoding epithelial discoidin domain-containing receptor 1 isoform X7, translating to MGPGALSSLLLLLLLLLLVATGDADMKGHFDPAKCRYALGMQDRTIPDGDISASSSWSDSTAARHSRLESSDGDGAWCPAGPVFPKEEEYLQVDLRRLHLVALVGTQGRHAGGLGKEFSPSYRLRYSRDGHRWMDWRDRWGQEVILGNEDPGGVVLKDLGPPMVARLVRFYPRADRVMSVCLRVELYGCLWKDGLLSYTAPVGQTMYLSQAVHLNDSTYDGHTTHTVGGLLYGGLGQLADGVVGLDDFRKSQELRVWPGYDYVGWSNHSFLGGYVEMEFEFDRLRAFQAMQVHCNNMHTLGARLPGGVECRFKRGPAMAWEGEPVRHALGGSLGDPRARAVSVPLGGRVGRFLQCRFLFAGPWLLFSEISFISDVVNDSSPALVGTFPPAPWWPPGPPPTNFSSLELEPRGQQPVAKAEGSPTAILIGCLVAIILLLLLIIALMLWRLHWRRLLSKAERRVLEEELTVHLSVPGDTILINNRPGPLEPPPYQEPRPRGNPPHSAPSVPNGSALLLSNPAYRLLLATYARPPRGPGPPTPAWAKPTNTQACSGDYMEPEKPGAPLLPPPPQNSVPHYAEADIVTLQGVTGGNTYAVPALPPGAAGDGPPRVDFPRSRLRFKEKLGEGQFGEVHLCEVENPQDLVSLDFPLNVCKGHPLLVAVKILRPDATKNARNDFLKEVKIMSRLKDPNIIRLLGVCVQDDPLCMITDYMENGDLNQFLSAHQLEDKAAEGAPRDREAAQGPTISYPMLLHVAAQIASGMRYLATLNFVHRDLATRNCLVGENFTIKIADFGMSRNLYAGDYYRVQGRAVLPIRWMAWECILMGKFTTASDVWAFGVTLWEVLMLCRAQPFGQLTDEQVIENAGEFFRDQGRQVYLSRPPSCPLGLYELMLHCWSREPEQRPSFSQLHRFLAEDALNTV from the exons ATGGGGCCAGGGGCCCTCTCATctctactgctgctgctgctgctgctactcttAGTGGCAACTGGAGATGCTGATATGAAGGGACATTTTGACCCTG CCAAGTGCCGCTATGCCCTGGGCATGCAGGACAGGACCATTCCAGATGGGGACATATCTGCCTCCAGCTCTTGGTCAGACTCCACTGCTGCGCGCCACAGCAG GCTGGAGAGTAGCGACGGGGATGGGGCATGGTGCCCCGCAGGGCCAGTCTTTCCAAAGGAGGAGGAGTACCTGCAGGTGGATCTGCGGCGGCTGCACCTGGTGGCTTTGGTGGGCACCCAGGGGCGGCATGCTGGAGGCCTGGGCAAGGAGTTCTCCCCCAGCTACCGGTTGCGTTACTCCCGGGACGGCCACCGCTGGATGGACTGGAGGGACCGCTGGGGTCAGGAG GTGATTTTAGGTAATGAGGACCCTGGGGGAGTGGTGCTGAAGGACCTCGGACCCCCCATGGTGGCCCGGCTGGTTCGCTTTTACCCCCGGGCTGACCGGGTCATGAGTGTCTGTCTGCGGGTGGAGCTCTATGGCTGCCTCTGGAAGG aTGGACTCCTGTCTTACACGGCCCCCGTGGGGCAGACGATGTACTTGTCCCAGGCAGTACACCTCAACGACTCCACCTATGATGGGCACACCACACACACTGTTGGCGG GTTGCTGTACGGAGGTCTGGGGCAGCTGGCAGATGGTGTGGTGGGGCTGGATGACTTTAGGAAGAGCCAGGAACTGCGGGTCTGGCCAGGCTATGACTATGTGGGATGGAGCAACCACAGCTTCCTGGGTGGCTACGTGGAGATGGAGTTTGAGTTTGACCGGCTCAGGGCTTTCCAGGCCATGCAG GTCCACTGTAACAACATGCACACCCTGGGAGCCCGCCTGCCTGGTGGGGTGGAATGTCGCTTCAAGCGGGGCCCTGCCATGGCCTGGGAGGGGGAGCCTGTGCGCCATGccctggggggcagcctgggggacCCCAGAGCCCGGGCTGTGTCAGTGCCCCTGGGCGGCCGTGTGGGCCGCTTTCTGCAGTGCCGCTTCCTCTTTGCTGGGCCTTGGTTACTCTTCAGTGAAATCTCCTTCATCTCTG ATGTTGTAAATGATTCCTCTCCAGCTCTGGTGGGCACTTTCCCACCAGCTCCCTGGTGGCCACCTGGTCCACCTCCCACCAACTTCAGCAGTTTGG AGCTGGAGCCTAGAGGCCAGCAGCCTGTGGCCAAGGCTGAGGGGAGCCCAACTGCCATCCTCATTGGCTGTCTGGTGGCCATCATCTTGTTGCTGCTGCTCATCATTGCCCTCATGCTCTGGCGGCTGCACTGGCGCCGGCTCCTCAGCAAG GCCGAGCGCCGGGTGTTAGAAGAGGAACTGACAGTTCATCTCTCTGTCCCGGGAGACACCATCCTAATCAACAACCGCCCAGGCCCTCTTGAGCCACCCCCCTACCAAGAGCCCCGACCTCGTGGGAATCCACCCCACTCTGCTCCCAGTGTCCCCAATGGCTCTG CGTTGCTGCTCTCCAATCCAGCCTACCGCCTCCTTCTGGCCACTTACGCCCGTCCCCCTCGGGGCCCTGGCCCCCCCACACCCGCCTGGGCCAAACCCACCAACACCCAGG CCTGCAGTGGGGACTATATGGAGCCTGAGAAGCCGGGTGCCCCActtctgcccccacctccccagaaCAGCGTCCCCCATTATGCCGAGGCTGACATTGTCACCCTGCAGGGCGTCACAGGGGGCAACACCTATGCTGTGCCCGCGCTGCCCCCAGGGGCTGCCGGGGATGGGCCTCCCAGAGTGGATTTCCCTCGATCTCGGCTCCGCTTCAAGGAGAAGCTTGGCGAGGGCCAGTTTGGGGAG GTGCACCTGTGTGAGGTAGAGAACCCGCAAGATCTGGTCAGTCTTGATTTTCCCCTTAATGTGTGCAAGGGACACCCTTTACTGGTAGCTGTCAAGATCCTACGGCCAGATGCCACCAAGAatgccag GAATGATTTCCTGAAGGAGGTGAAGATCATGTCAAGGCTGAAGGACCCAAACATCATCCGGCTCCTGGGCGTGTGTGTGCAGGATGACCCCCTCTGCATGATTACTGATTATATGGAGAATGGTGACCTTAACCAGTTCCTCAGTGCCCACCAGCTAGAAGACAAGGCGGCTGAGGGGGCCCCCAGGGACAGGGAGGCTGCCCAGGGGCCCACCATCAG CTACCCCATGCTGCTACATGTGGCGGCTCAGATTGCCTCAGGCATGCGCTATCTGGCCACACTCAACTTTGTGCATCGGGACCTGGCCACAAGGAACTGCCTGGTTGGGGAAAATTTCACCATCAAAATTGCTGATTTTGGCATGAGCCGGAACCTCTACGCTGGGGACTATTACCGCGTGCAAGGCCGGGCGGTGCTGCCCATCCGGTGGATGGCCTGGGAGTGCATCCTCATG GGGAAGTTCACAACTGCAAGTGACGTGTGGGCCTTTGGGGTGACCCTGTGGGAGGTGCTGATGCTCTGCCGTGCCCAGCCCTTTGGACAGCTCACTGATGAGCAAGTCATTGAGAATGCAGGGGAGTTCTTCCGGGACCAGGGCCGTCAG GTGTACCTGTCTCGGCCCCCTTCCTGCCCGCTGGGCCTGTATGAGCTGATGCTCCACTGCTGGAGCCGGGAGCCTGAGCAGCGACCATCCTTTTCCCAGCTACATCGGTTCCTGGCGGAAGATGCGCTCAACACGGTGTGA